ATCATCTCCTTCCAGCTAGCGGCGGTGCTGCAAGGCTCCATCGAGTGatgatcgccgccgccgccgtggccgcggtcTAGACAGGCCACGGCGTTGCGGATCTCCGTGCCGAGGTAGTTCCTCTCGATGGCGAGCCTCTCGGCGCTGTCGGCCGGCAGGGACTCGTGCAGCGAGTCGAACACCGCGGCGAAGTACCGGAGGCTGGCCGTGAACGGCGGAACCAAGCTCGAGCGAcccctcggcggcgcggcattgCCGCCTCCGCCTCTCTCTACCAGGAACACCAGGGAAGGGTTCAGGGAGCGGATGCGAGCCAGCGCGCTGCACGCTTCTCTTGCGCTTGTCCTCGAGCTCTGTGATGCGGCCGGGAACGCCAGGTTGACGACCACcgtcgcgtcgccgtcgtcgtcgttccTGATGCGTTCATGGCGGCCGCTGCTTGGTCCGCTCGTCACGACGCCCTCGAACTCGAACCGGACGTTGAGGCAGCCGCTCGCGAAGCGCGCGAGCCGCGCCTCGGTTTGCCGCAGCTCGTCGGCGCTCGTCCCGAGGCCGGTGATCCGCAGGGACACCGGCTCCTTGCGGTGGGCGCCGTCGTGGGAGCCGCTCGTGctcgcggcgtcggcgtcggcggcggcggcggcgtccgagaGGGACTGGATCAGAGAGGGCCACTGGAACCCGTACGACACGTCGAAGTCGACGACGTGGAGGCTCCGGCGGCCACCGGCCTCGAACGCCTCCAGGATCGCCTGGTTCGCCGTGAAGTGCGCGAACTGGTAGAGCGGGGACGCCTGGTAGAACATGGTGTACGCCAGGAACTGCTCCCCGCGCGTCGGCCGCggagaggccgccgccgcgggcgaacGGAGCCGCAGCCCCGGCGCCAGCGCGTCCgcgaagtaggcggcgacgcgcggggcggggtcgccgccgccgaaggaCGCGCGCCGGTAGACCTCGTGCAGCGCCGCGGTGGCCGCGCGCACGTCGCcggcctcccccgccgccaccgacgaGAGGAGCAACTGCATCagccgcaggccgccgccactgctctGATCGTCCGACTCCAGCCTCGCCACCATCCGCTCCCTCGCCTGGAGAAGCCTCACCACCCTGCCGCGGTCACCACCATCGCCCACGTCGTCGTCCAAGACACCATCCCGCACCTTCCGCTTCttgcccgtgcccgtgccgtcACCATTGACGGCTAGACTCAACGTCAGGTTCATGCACGCCTTCCAGCTTCCACGTCCCAACAGACCTCAGCTCGTGGCCTCTCCAAGAAATCTAAAGAACCCACAACCCACACGGCAACGGAGAGGAGCTAGGGGAAccggaggggaggaagaagggacggtctcggccgcggcggaggctaTATATAAGCCACCAGGGGAATCCAGGAGATCTTGGCAAGAGGAGGAGTGGGGAATAGCGTGTAGCTTTGGACGCAAGAAATGCTCCGATATGCTGCCCGGTTCGTTTTGGCTTCTTGTTCCCCGGCGACGACGCGGCCTTGGGTTCCAAGGATAGGATATGCCGGTGGCGCGCTCGCTGGCTGCCTCTTTGTTCTGTGCTCAGGAGGATCTTCCTGTCCTGTCTACCCGGCACCAGGCCACCAATCCCCTGGCCTCACTCGGAAACATTGTTCAAAGATAGTGTTAACAATGTGGGACTAATGCAGGTTAGAGGTCAGTTTAGTTGTACGATGTGGATGTGGCATGTCGTATGTGAGCTTCGGATGGCATCTTTTTTCGTGCTGAAAGGTGTGCTTCTACACTGGACTATGGTTTAACTGCCACTTGGGTGTatgataataataatagtaGCTGTGAGAAACCTCGATGGGCTCGATAATCATACGGTTTAATTCGGTTTTTGGGACGCTAGTGGAGTCTCTGCCAAGTTAGCACAAGATATTGGACTCAGGACTTTGAGGAGGCATCATCGTGTACGTCAAGGCCCATCGAGCATACGTTCCGTGGACCCGACTTTGTGTCTGGACACGGAACCGGTAAAAATCGTGGAAAGGGGTGGTTGGAAGGGGAGGAGCAAAAGGAGCCGGCAAGAAGATGCGACGAAGGGAAGGCGAGTGGACCGCCCCCTTTGGCCAAAGGGTGTGAGAGCAAAAAGGAGCAAAAAGGGCATCTGCGAGACGGTGGCCCTCGAGTCTATCAGACAGGCTATCAACCATCGATGAGGTCCACCGGTCACTGTCCTGATCCGTTCTAGAAACAGTGGTCCTACAGATATGAGACAGTTGGATTGGATCATTTTGTTCCTCTCTCAGTCTCTCTCTCTAGTTTCAGGAAATGAAATCGCGTAGAGCTGCTAGCCTTGCTTTATACATTTGGGGTTTCCTCACCTTTGGCTACTTCGCTGGTAGTAGTAGGTGTTTTCCTGACGTGAATGCCTGGTGTCCAGAAGGAGGTGCAGATTGCATGCTAAGGCATGACGACACAGCACAGAGGGTAGGCAAGGCAAAGGGAAAGGCCAAGAAAAGGAATGGTTGGTTCGTCCCACCACCGGTACGAAGTTGACTTCTGAAAGTGTGAAGAGCCCGTGGTTGAAGAAACAAGAACTTGGGAGGCATAAAACATTTGTACTTGTCTACAGCCGTAGTCCACGATGTGGTAGCATAATTGAGCACCGTGCTCATCACGGAAGCTTCACGAAGTAAACGATTCTAACGTACGACTGTCGTGGACCATACAAATCCTCGATAGGTAGTAAGTACGGTGTTCATGTCGTCCTGTTCACTGTCCTCGATAGGCATAAAACATTTGTACTTGTCTACAGCCGTAGTCCACGATGTGGTAGCATAATTGAGCACCGTGCTCATCACGGAAGCTTCACGAAGTAAAAGATCCTAACATAAGATTGTCGCGGACCATACAAATCCTCGTAGGTGCAAATAGATTACTCCACCTCCAACTCTCtctaatttaaaattttgtactcCTTTTTTAAAATAGAATCTCATCTTAAAAAAgcaatataaaattttgaattaaagagAGTTGGGGATACACCTAGGTCACCCGTTTGCACCCCTAACCCCTAACGGTGTTCATGTCGTCCTGTTCACTGCCCTCTGCGTGGTTCCATTCTATATTAGTCAATAGTTCTAGAATGCAACTAACATCCATTCAGAGCCTATCGAGCACTACCCTATCGGGCGCTATATCATAGTAGCAGTCAACTCTCTGGGGTTCTGGAAACTTGGAAAGAGTACCCAGGACAGCAAAATCTTGCGAAATAACAGTGCTTCGGAACGGTGCACTTTGTAGAAGATGTATTCCCAATTTTATTTGCAACTGTAATCCAGAATGGATCACGACTTCGTGAATTGCAGAAGGTGCGACTTCTACGTTTCCAAATGCTAATACAACTGTCACCACCAACGCACTATGTTACCTGTTGTTCTGAGTTACGTaggtttttcattttcttttccggTCGCCAAATGCAAGATTTAACTAATGCAGGCTTCTGTGGGATTTCTCTGCTCCGTATTTTGATGTATATAAGTTACCCAAATGGGATAAGCGTGCCCTAGATCCAGGCAAACTTCTTGCACATAAAAATCAAGCATACTCGCCAATATATATTGCAAGCCTCTTTTCCGCTATGCAGCTTCCACATTGAAATCACCCACACTGTGCAGTAAGAATGCTTGCAGATATAAGCCCGGATGTGCACAGCAAGAATCAAAATTGATGCCTACACAGAACCCAAAATATCAAAATGACCAAACTCAGCAAACTCTGCAATTATCTGAGGGTGCAACCGTTATGCACATAATAATTCGATGACCTAATGTAGAATAACAGAAAATAGCCATTGAAAATAAAATTACTAGAACATTGAAGAAATAATAGCATATGATCAATTAAAATGGTAATCATGCTATATCTGATCAATCAAAGTGTTAATCATGAGAATTGCTGTACTACTTCCTATTGTTAAATGGATATCATCAGATCTAACTTTCTCAATATATAATCAAGTGTTCCATGTAACCATATAATCCTTCAAAACATGAAGGAAACATTTTCCATGAAAATCCCAATGATCCATATTCAAAAAGGTCATGACTATTCCATCTGCATGATTCTACTTTCGATATAGTTCCAAGAAAACTAGAGATCAATAGGATTACCATGACTTATGCTAATTGGGCTTTGTCTTCTTCTAACAGTAAATGAATGATGGACCTGACCACTTCATTGTCAACAAATGTTGCCATCTGAAACAAGACAATAAAATCAGCTAATCAGAAAGGGATTTGCAGCATGAGGGCATTATGTTCTGTGAGCTCTGTTAAGCAGACTTTTGTACAAAGAAAGTGTCTTTACATTGTGTGAAGCTGTCTATATTCAAAGCAAGTTATACTTCTTGCATATACAGTTAATAGATATTAAGCAAATGTATAAAGAGATGGTCCAGAGATGCTAGAACGCATAAAATTTTCATGTTTCCCCTTTCACATCAACAACAGGAAGTCACACCATACCTCTGGCTTTCTTGTCAGTTCTTTCAGAACAGCATCAAGTGTTATTCGAAGTTGCTTGAATAAAACAGCAGTCTGCGCAGCAGCAGACAACCTCAACCATCCATCTATAACAACAACTCCTGTCTGGAAACAAAGACTATCAGTTTCCCTACTGAGAATTCAGATATCAAGAATCATATATTATATGACCATACACACGAGCTTTCTAGGACAACtccaaaagggggggggggggaaggttTCTATCTGATCCACAATTCCACATGACCATATAGACCTGGGTCAAACGAAAATACCTAAAGTATACCCTCTTCCTAATGTGGTGCCCATTTCCATTTTTTCGCATAGAATATGGACAATACACGAAAAGTGCCAACATACAACACACTACCACCGGAAAAGTCACATGGACAAAATCTTTCCAAAAGAATCAGAAAATTAAGAACCAAGTGCCTCCGGTAGAGATATAACGAGGATGATGACGTTCCATTATGTCTAGTGCTCGATGAGAGTCAAAGTACCTGATGTTGGATCACCATGGAACCACCAAACAGGAGGAGTGAGTAGGGAGAAATGACGCTAGTATCACGTAAAAACACCTTCGTTGTCTCAACCTGGAAATAAGAACCGGAGATAGAATAATAGAATGAATAGTCAACATCAGAAATTGATAACCCAAGTTCATCTTGGTTGGTGTGGTGATCATAAATAAATTTGATAATCCATATTCCTTGGTACAACAATATACTCAAATTGGACAGAGTACTTAACTCTCAGCAAATAAATTTGGACATGCAATTTTTCTATGGATCGGGTATACAAGACCCACTCTTATGCATAATCTGAAAGCAAAGGTAATATCTAGAGTCTAGACCGTTTGCCATTGATAACAGTTGACACAAAAGCAGTATAAATAGAAGCATACCAAATGCATAACAAACTTCTCTATGGAACAAAATGGTAATGATCCCTTTTATGTCAGATAAACAAGCATATACCTTTTCAAGAAACACCAAAAATGGATATTGAACAGTTTTCAAGCTGTGGTTCACAGATGATGGATGTATATGGACTTCTCGCCTTCCATCATACCATCTAGGACGGTCCTTACTGAACAGAATATCAGATGGCTTTCGTCCACCTAGAGCTCCAGGATCAACACCCTCCAAAGATGCTGCAACATTAGGGTATAGACCTGCACATATGACTGACTGCACAACACAAATGTCATGCAAGCATTTTTCGTACAATGTGTTGACATCATATCTATCTACCAAGTGAACAATTAGTAATTTGATAAGCATAGTGATAGCATTACACTTACAACAAGCAACGGTACAAGATCATTTCATCAACACAGTTAAACATACTTTTGGTACATGTCCAAAAGTTGCTGACAGTTGAAAAGAATTCCAGGCTCATTCAAACCAAAAACAAGAACAAAGTCATGCAGTAAATTTATTCCTATCTAATGTAAGTGAGCTTTCAATTTACACTGTATTCATTTCAGTTTGTACACTAGATCTTATCAATTTTTGAACCATATACATGAAGATACATAGTCATTCaatcaatgacactgcaatatCGCAACCAGAATCAATATTCTCCAAATTAATCATGTGTCATTTTTCCTTTTGAAAGTAAACAAAAAGAAATGACTAGTATCAGTATACAAGGACCATAAATCATGCTATTACCTTAATAACTGAGGTGCAGCGAGCATACGTGTTGAATGGAAGCGACATATTAGAAAACCAGATCTCAAGATTACTTTTCCTGCTCCCCTCCTTAGGCCTCTGGAAATAGAAAAACCAATTCATAGTTGAAGACTGACTTTGATGTCTTTCCATTCAGATTAGAGAAAATGTATTTACAGTAGTATTGACAGAGAGGTATATGATATTTATTGGATTGAACTGACCAAACTACCTTAGCACATCATTGCTTATGAACTTGCCAGCTTTTTTACTAACTTAGGTTGAACTGAATTTAAAGCATAAGTGATTCATGATCAACTTTGTAAGTTAAGTGCATGGATTGCAGTCTACTAAAGTTTGTTTCTATTAAGTAAATGTTCAATGTTTTCTGTCTgaggaagagagaaaggaaGAGAGAGCAGACTTGTTCTCAACCCAAACATCCCATTGAAAACACAAACGGCCAACTCTATGAAATAAACATACCATACTATCTTTAGGAAGATCAATAAGTCCAATATCAGCTAATAATGTGCCAAACTGAAGACGCATGTCCCTGCAAAGAAAAT
This sequence is a window from Panicum virgatum strain AP13 chromosome 7K, P.virgatum_v5, whole genome shotgun sequence. Protein-coding genes within it:
- the LOC120640132 gene encoding GRAS family protein RAM1-like yields the protein MNLTLSLAVNGDGTGTGKKRKVRDGVLDDDVGDGGDRGRVVRLLQARERMVARLESDDQSSGGGLRLMQLLLSSVAAGEAGDVRAATAALHEVYRRASFGGGDPAPRVAAYFADALAPGLRLRSPAAAASPRPTRGEQFLAYTMFYQASPLYQFAHFTANQAILEAFEAGGRRSLHVVDFDVSYGFQWPSLIQSLSDAAAAADADAASTSGSHDGAHRKEPVSLRITGLGTSADELRQTEARLARFASGCLNVRFEFEGVVTSGPSSGRHERIRNDDDGDATVVVNLAFPAASQSSRTSAREACSALARIRSLNPSLVFLVERGGGGNAAPPRGRSSLVPPFTASLRYFAAVFDSLHESLPADSAERLAIERNYLGTEIRNAVACLDRGHGGGGDHHSMEPCSTAASWKEMMESAGFEAVALSSRTVSQAKLLLKMKSGPIWVRYCTDILIY